From Thioalbus denitrificans, a single genomic window includes:
- the gmk gene encoding guanylate kinase translates to MTQNGTLYIVSAPSGAGKTSLVKALVGQDPEILVSVSHTTRRSRPGEEDGVHYHFVDVAAFEAMLARGAFLEHAQVFGNYYGTSREWVEARLAEGRDVLLEIDWQGARQVREALPAAVSVFILPPSRAALEERLRGRGQDDDGVIARRMEESVSELSHYGEYDYLVVNDAFQAALEDLHAIFRARRLRRERQVGALADQLAELLA, encoded by the coding sequence ATGACCCAGAATGGCACCCTCTACATCGTTTCCGCGCCCTCCGGCGCCGGCAAGACCAGCCTGGTGAAGGCGCTGGTCGGGCAGGATCCCGAGATCCTGGTCTCCGTCTCCCACACCACCCGCCGGAGCCGGCCGGGGGAGGAGGACGGGGTGCACTACCACTTCGTGGATGTGGCCGCCTTCGAGGCGATGCTCGCCCGCGGCGCGTTTCTCGAGCATGCGCAGGTGTTCGGCAACTACTACGGCACCAGCCGGGAGTGGGTGGAGGCGCGGCTGGCGGAGGGCCGCGACGTGCTGCTGGAGATCGACTGGCAGGGGGCGCGGCAGGTGCGCGAGGCCCTGCCGGCGGCGGTGAGCGTGTTCATCCTGCCGCCCTCCCGGGCGGCCCTGGAGGAGCGCCTGCGCGGTCGCGGCCAGGACGACGACGGGGTCATCGCCCGGCGCATGGAGGAGTCGGTCAGCGAGCTGTCCCACTACGGCGAGTACGACTACCTGGTGGTCAACGACGCCTTCCAGGCGGCGCTGGAGGATCTGCACGCCATCTTCCGCGCCCGGCGCCTGCGCCGTGAGCGGCAGGTCGGGGCGCTGGCGGATCAGCTCGCGGAGTTGCTGGCCTGA
- the rpoZ gene encoding DNA-directed RNA polymerase subunit omega, with translation MARITVEDCLNNIPNRFQLVLAATKRARQLTSTAADPTVDWENDKATVVALREIAAGNVGFEIFEEVTAREHAMESMVNEEEAREETQPGGETGA, from the coding sequence ATGGCCCGCATCACCGTAGAAGATTGCCTGAATAATATTCCCAACCGCTTCCAGCTGGTGCTGGCGGCCACCAAGCGGGCCCGCCAGCTCACCAGCACCGCCGCGGACCCCACCGTGGACTGGGAGAACGACAAGGCCACCGTGGTCGCCCTGCGCGAGATCGCCGCGGGCAACGTGGGCTTCGAGATCTTCGAGGAGGTCACGGCCCGCGAGCACGCCATGGAGTCCATGGTGAACGAGGAAGAGGCGCGGGAAGAGACCCAGCCCGGTGGCGAGACCGGAGCCTGA
- the spoT gene encoding bifunctional GTP diphosphokinase/guanosine-3',5'-bis pyrophosphate 3'-pyrophosphohydrolase: MNSVSDDVFGPPTGGPVYLISDLCDLLESYLDSDKVALVYQAYLFSAEAHEGQYRQTGEPYIYHPISVARILAEMRMDHESILAAILHDVLEDTGTQKERLAEQFGEEVAELVDGVSKLTQIEFENRAEAQAANFRKMMLAMTRDIRVILVKLADRLHNMRTLGALSPAKRRRIATETLEIYAPVANRLGMNSMRVELEELGFAALHPMRYRVLKEAVRRARGNRGEIVSRIERALKRRLHQESLEGLVIGREKHLYSLYKKMQTKHLSVSEVMDVYAFRIIVDRVDTCYRVLGAVHNLYKPVPGRFKDYIAIPKANGYQSLHTVLFGPYGVPIEIQIRTEEMDHMAENGISAHWLYKSDDEAGNRAQIRAREWLKSLLEMQQNAGNSLEFLENVKIDLFPDEVYVFTPKGRIMELPRGATAVDFAYAVHTDVGATCVATKIDRRLAPLSTPLANGQTVEVITAPGARPNPAWLNFVVTGKARANIRHFLKHQRQSESVTLGRRLLERALSAFLQSLDTLPAGRVEGVLAEFKLENLDQLLADIGLGNRMALFVARRLVPAGEGEGEAGEPAAPSPTRPLAIRGTEGMVVNFARCCRPIPGDPVIGFVSAGRGITIHVETCKNVAEYRDHPEKWLEVQWEDPVQGEFAAEIRVDVANQRGTLATLAAAIAAEGSNIDNVSMEERDGRYSTITFVLSVSSRRHLARIMRRLRANRSVARIQRTGTFRDSRRKDKENRKGRD, translated from the coding sequence GTGAACAGCGTTTCCGACGATGTCTTCGGCCCCCCCACCGGGGGGCCCGTCTATCTCATCAGCGATCTCTGCGACCTGCTGGAGTCCTATCTCGATTCCGACAAGGTCGCCCTGGTCTACCAGGCCTATCTCTTCTCCGCCGAGGCCCACGAGGGCCAGTACCGGCAGACCGGCGAGCCCTACATCTACCACCCCATCTCCGTGGCCCGCATCCTCGCCGAGATGCGCATGGACCACGAGAGCATCCTCGCCGCCATCCTCCACGACGTGCTCGAGGACACCGGCACCCAGAAGGAGCGCCTGGCCGAGCAGTTCGGCGAGGAGGTGGCCGAGCTGGTGGACGGGGTCAGCAAGCTGACCCAGATCGAGTTCGAGAACCGGGCCGAGGCCCAGGCGGCGAACTTCCGCAAGATGATGCTGGCCATGACCCGGGACATCCGCGTGATCCTGGTCAAGCTGGCCGACCGCCTCCACAACATGCGCACCCTCGGCGCCCTGTCGCCGGCCAAGCGTCGCCGCATCGCCACCGAGACCCTCGAGATCTACGCCCCCGTGGCCAACCGCCTGGGGATGAACAGCATGCGCGTGGAGCTGGAGGAGCTCGGCTTCGCGGCGCTGCACCCCATGCGCTACCGGGTGCTCAAGGAGGCGGTGCGCCGCGCCCGCGGCAACCGCGGCGAGATCGTCAGCCGCATCGAGCGGGCGCTGAAGCGCCGGCTGCACCAGGAGAGCCTGGAGGGGCTGGTGATCGGGCGCGAGAAGCACCTCTACAGCCTCTACAAGAAGATGCAGACCAAGCACCTCTCGGTCTCCGAGGTGATGGACGTCTACGCCTTCCGCATCATCGTCGACCGGGTGGACACCTGCTACCGGGTGCTGGGCGCGGTGCACAACCTCTACAAGCCCGTGCCCGGGCGCTTCAAGGACTACATCGCCATTCCCAAGGCCAATGGCTACCAGTCCCTGCACACCGTGCTGTTCGGCCCCTACGGCGTACCCATCGAGATCCAGATCCGCACCGAGGAGATGGATCACATGGCCGAGAACGGCATCTCCGCCCACTGGCTCTACAAGTCCGACGACGAGGCCGGCAACCGCGCCCAGATCCGCGCCCGGGAGTGGCTGAAGAGCCTGCTGGAGATGCAGCAGAACGCCGGCAACTCGCTGGAGTTTCTCGAGAACGTGAAGATCGACCTGTTCCCGGACGAGGTCTACGTCTTCACCCCCAAGGGCCGCATCATGGAGTTGCCGCGCGGCGCCACGGCCGTGGACTTCGCCTACGCGGTGCACACCGACGTGGGCGCCACCTGCGTGGCCACCAAGATCGACCGGCGGCTGGCGCCGCTGAGCACGCCGCTGGCCAACGGGCAGACGGTGGAGGTCATCACCGCCCCGGGCGCCCGCCCCAATCCCGCCTGGCTCAACTTCGTGGTCACGGGCAAGGCCCGCGCCAACATCCGCCACTTCCTCAAGCACCAGCGCCAGTCGGAGTCGGTGACCCTGGGCCGGCGGCTGCTCGAGCGGGCCCTGTCGGCCTTCCTGCAGAGCCTGGACACGCTGCCCGCGGGGCGGGTGGAGGGGGTGCTGGCCGAGTTCAAGCTCGAGAACCTGGACCAGCTGCTGGCGGATATCGGGCTCGGCAACCGCATGGCCCTGTTCGTGGCCCGGCGCCTCGTGCCCGCGGGCGAAGGGGAGGGAGAGGCCGGGGAGCCCGCCGCGCCTTCACCCACCCGGCCGCTGGCCATCCGCGGCACGGAGGGGATGGTGGTGAACTTCGCCAGGTGCTGCCGGCCCATCCCCGGCGATCCGGTCATCGGCTTCGTCAGCGCCGGGCGCGGCATCACCATCCACGTGGAGACGTGCAAGAACGTGGCCGAGTATCGCGACCACCCCGAGAAGTGGCTCGAGGTGCAGTGGGAGGATCCGGTGCAGGGGGAATTCGCCGCCGAGATCCGGGTGGACGTGGCCAACCAGCGCGGCACGCTGGCGACACTGGCCGCCGCCATCGCCGCGGAGGGCTCCAACATCGACAACGTCTCCATGGAGGAGCGCGACGGGCGCTACAGCACCATCACCTTCGTCCTCTCGGTCAGCAGCCGCCGCCACCTGGCCCGCATCATGCGCCGCCTGCGCGCCAACCGCTCGGTGGCCCGCATCCAGCGCACCGGTACCTTCCGCGACAGCCGGCGCAAGGACAAGGAGAACCGCAAGGGCCGCGACTGA